The following proteins are encoded in a genomic region of Nicotiana sylvestris chromosome 4, ASM39365v2, whole genome shotgun sequence:
- the LOC104241025 gene encoding uncharacterized protein: protein MAPILENLSAFTIPCTIGSANFAKALCDFGASINLMPYLVFKTLGIGKPRPTSMRLQMVDRTMKRLLGVIEDVLVRVDKFILLVDFVILDCEIDFKVLIILGRPLLGTNKALSDVEVEELTFRVGDEQVFATMNIGDMLEAILLNFDDDEMVDFMECVNYLQGMGSYNYAPQKLSLDFDNRKTLPTKPSIE, encoded by the exons ATGGCTCCTATATTGGAGAATCTCAGCGCTTTTACAATTccttgtactatcggaagtgccAATTTTGCTAAAGCTTTATGTGATTTTGGGGcgagtatcaatttgatgccctatttggTATTCAAAACTTTGGGGATTGGTAAACCAAGACCAACATCTATGAGGTTACAAATGGTTGATCGCACAATGAAAAGACTGTTGGGTGTGATTGAGGACGTATTGGTCCGAGTTGATAAATTTATTCTTCTAGTGGActttgttattcttgattgtgagatTGATTTTAAAGTGCTTATCATTCTTGGAAGGCCTTTACTTGGTACAAATAAGGCCCTTTCTGATGTTGAAGTCGAAGAACTCACGTTCCGAGTTGGTGATGAACAAGTATT tgccacAATGAATATTGGTGACATGTTGGAAGCCATTttgctcaactttgatgatgatGAGATGGTTGATTTCATGGAATGTGTGAATTATTTACAAGGAATGGGGTCTTACAACTATGCACCCCAAAAGTTATCATTGGATTTTGATAATAGGAAGACTCTTCCCACAAAGCCTTCAATTGAATAG